ttctttcgcggtatttggcctcggccatggccggcgaccgaccgtCGAGGGCTGGCTACGCCGGGGCCGGTgtcgctcggcctcgccggaaaaagaaaaataaaaagaaaggaaaaaatgaaaaataaaataaattaattaaaaaattaaaagaaacaaaaaaagaataaaatttaccaaacgtgtttctgttcatttttatttccggaacaagtttaccaaacgcgttttttattcaaaaattgttccccggaacataaacactttttattttatttgttctcgAACgagaaaaggaacagaaataaaaacatgcacGCCCATAGTTACGTGATTCCCTTACGCAAAGAATTCAGTTGCTCTCAGCTGCTGATCACATGTGCCCGTGGATCCGgcatttaatcaaatttgggATAACTACTTAAATAATTTTCGTTTTGATTTTATACACAATGTTGTCTTtagattttgaatttattcaatataattccgAACTTTAAAGTCAATGTGTAATTTGTACAACGTGATACTGAACTTTTGGTAAATGTCCAATcttaaacaaatttaaatttctcaaataatattGTACATTtggtaaaagtttatgaattaattttgacattttccctttttgattTATGCACTCTCATGTCTATGCTTTTGGTGAATTTTGCgcagaagaaaacaaatttcaagTTGGGTTTCTACAATATTATCTTTATCAGCAATTCATGCAAATCATCGATTCtaacaaataaaatatacaaATCATTGATAGTGCAGTTATTGTAAGAACCCTATGTTCTATTTGTGGGAATCAATATAGATCTCAAAGATTTGATTCGTGAATAGTCAACAATTCATAAAATATCttcctaattaaaaaaacaatcttTGCATTGTTTAAGAAAATGGGTCAGCAAAATATATCTCCGTCGTTGATATAAAATGTTTGAGTATGGACTGTTATGATGATGTAAACATTTTTTAGTGACTAATATTTATGCACAATAGAAATGGTCTTTTCTGaaaaagtatttttctaatCATGTAACGCAATCGGCTTGATCTAATTGAGTGAGCCTACCCACActttctagccaaaaaaaaaaaaaaaaacgaactaGTAGTTGGATTCATAGCTGTGTAATGAAGTTATTGTTATGGCTAAAATAtctaaaggggggtgaatacGTAATTTTGcgaaaatgaaagaatttaaacTAATATTGTAGCGAAACAATTTTTGATGAAGTGGTAAGATTTTACCGGTGTACAATTCTATCACGATTAATAAATAGAGTAAGGCATAGAGAATTGCACACTtaagattatagtggttcagttTTTGCAAGCTTATGTCCACTCTCTGCGCTTAATCCACTGATAAGGTTACAAGATTTGAGCTCTGAACATTCAAGCTCATGTGTATGActtctcacacactctcaacCTCTAAATGGTTGCACAATGATGCTCATAGTGACAAACGTAAAAGATCATGAAGCATTCTCAGACTTTTGAATTAAAAGCTTCAATTATTGTGGACGTGAATGTTGTCCCTTTTGCTTCGAGACCTCCTATTACATTCCTCCTAATCCAAGTTGACCATTGGACATATCTCCAAAAAGCTCATCCAGACAATCTACCCTTGGTCTTGGATATGGTTGAGAAGATTTGATTGTGTCAGGATCGCCGAGGATGAAACTTCCCATAAGATTTTCTACCCATATAACAAGTTGGGTTTCCAAAAGTTGAGTGTTTATGTTTAAAAAGAACAACTTGCCTTTCATAAGAAGATTGAGTAAAGTTCAGAATCtagaagaaattatgaaaactttCCTTCTGAAACTCTTCCAAAATATAGCAAGGAATCCAGTTAATTTTCCACTATCTGTTGCACAAGTGGTTTACTTCTTCTTAGCCGTTTGATAAAATATCCAACCAAGAAAGTATAATCCATgactctgattctgattttaatCGTCTGATTATGTCCCATCAGATTTTCCtcttgaaaaatacttttaatcAGAAAACAAAGTCTCTAAATTTTGTCAATCATCAAAACCACTGCGGGAATGTTTTCTTAACAAGTACTCCCGTCTATTTCATTTGAAATAGTTTGAGAATGCCTGATCTAGAGATTCGGTTGGAATAATAATTCGAGATTGCTTGATCTGGAGATCGattataataatatatcttGAGATTGTTTGATCTGAGATTGATTAGAATAATGTAGTTCCAGATTGCCTGGCCTAGAGAGATCGAGTTGCGCTGAAAACAATAAAAGCTTCACTGTAAAGTGTCGCCCAAATTCATCAACTTGTTTGCCAGACTGTCATAATGGTTGGAACTTGGAACAGCTGCTACACTTATGCCCGAATTAGAAAAACAGTTGAAAGTCAGCGTGTTAGATGGACCCGGCCCTTACTTTAAATGGTAATAATTTATAGGGATCCCCATTCAGATGCTTTTCGCTCCACGCGTACATGATGATGCCAATGAAGTACAATCGCACATGGAAAAAAGAGCACAAATCACACGCAGACTGTCGGTCGACAAGATCGTCGACTTCAGGATCCGCCCTTTTGAAGTGCTCGAGCGAACTCCCCCAGATACTCCAATTGCAACTCCACGTTGCCAAATATCTCCCTCGTGGCCCATGCGTTTGCCCTCACCTGCTCTCCCTCCGGCTCCAGCATGACCTGCCGAATCGTCTGGGCCACCGAGTCGCTCGTGAACGACCCGTCGGCCTCGTCCCTCGGCACCTCGAACCCGACCCCTCTCTCTTCGAACAGCCTGCCCATCAACCCTTGGTCGGAATTCGCTCCAGAGAATAGAATCAGCGGCAGCCCTTGCCCGAGCGACTCAATGGCGGAGCTCCAGCCACAGTGGGTCAAGATCCCTCCGATCGCCGTGTGGGCGAGGATTTCAGCCTGAGGAGCCCAACCCATCCACAGATAACCTCGGCCAGCGACCCGACTTTCAAACCCTGGAGGTATGTTCTCCGGGCCGGGCCTCTGACCCACCACCCAAACGAAGGGCAAACCCGACTTCTCGATCCCTCCGGCGAGCTCCCCTATCATCTCCGGGCTAATGTTAACCTCGGTGCCGAGGCCGACGTAGAAGACTGACTTCTCTTTCTTATCCTCAAGCCATCTTTTCAGCTCAACCCATCTCTCGTCTCCGCCGCTGAGTTTGTGGCGGGGTGGCAATAAGCCCATGGGGACCACGGGTTTTCCGTAAAGCTTCTCGAGCAGCCTCAGCGGATCCGCCTCAAACTCGCCACAGCTCCTCACGGCCACGAACTTGGAACCCCTAATCGACTTGCCAAACCTCTGAAAATCCGAAACTCCTGTGTCCATGCAATCCTGGTGAGTGACTATCTCGTGGAGCCTGAACCTGACCTTGGACGGGTAATCTATCCACTCGGGAACGACGGTAAAGTCCTCCGGCCTTTGCCTCGGGCCATCGATCAAGACGGAAGGTGGCCCGAGGAAAGCGAGAGAAGTAGCACTGTATACACTAAAGAATGCCGAGTTCACACCCAGTCGGCTCGCAACTTGGGGCAACCAGTGCGACGCAAAGTCTTGGATTATCCAGTCCACGCCGGAGCGTTGAAGAAACTCGTCAACAGCTGGCTCGAGCATATCGTAGGCCTTTTTGAGGTACGGGACCTTGTTGTTCGGCAGCTCGGCAGTCGACTCAGCCGAGTCCGGGAGGCCATGGACGCGAGGCAACGGGAGCTCAACGAGGGTTATCGAGGGAGGTCGGTCTGTGGGGAGCTTTTGGAGGTTTTTCGGGGTGGAGATGAAGGAGACGCGATGACCCTTTTGAGCTAAGAAGGTGGCGACCTCGAGGAAGGGCATGAGGTGGCCGTAAGCGAGCCATGGGAACAACGCTACGTGAAACTTCTTCTCTTCGTTGTCCATGGCGGTGGCTATGAACTTCGCCTTTTATCTGATGGGTCTGGTGCTGTGACTGTTTGGGTGAATATGGAGAGtgatctctctctttatatACACAAGGATTGTTTAGAAGGGACGTTGCCACAGCTACCATTCCCAACCGCGCAACAACGTTGAGTTTTTTAGAACCCCAAGAGTTCACATCGTCAGCAAGGTCTGTCACCAGCTAAATTGGCTAAAAGGATGGGTCATAAAATAAGGCTTGAGAAACCACCGCCCGCAGCGGTGCAGCTGGCTTaggctctctccctctcatgaAGGAGAGGAGTTCAACTCCCAGAAGTatcgttagggattcttacgAAACTTATGGTGGTGGGTTACGCGATTCTTCCTCGGGTTTGCTCGCCGGCATTCGAACTACGAGGTTCCtgggttacaaaaaaaaaaaaaaaaggcctgaGAATTGCCCATCAGCTTGATCTAATGGAGTGAGCCTATGCAACACTTGCTAGACCAAAAAAATACTGTAATTTGTCGCATAACACAATTGACTTTATCTAATCAAGTGAGCTTACACAACatttgctaaaaaaaagaaaaaaaactgatGGTTGGGTTCATAGCGGTGTAATGAACCCACCCTCCTACATTTCATTAGAATAATAGTTCGAGAATGCCCAGTCTAGAGATCGAGTTACCTCTTGATATTTTACTATTTATCTTCCAAGCAACGCTTGTGCCAAAAGTAATAAAAGCTTCACTGCAAAGTTTGGCGCATAATTCATCAACTTGTCTGCCATAATGCTCGAAATAACTACTACATTCATCAAACCATACTTATGCAGCAcaactatcccaaaaaaaatttgtcactGAAATTCCTAATCTTATATTGTGAcacaaatattacaaaaaaaaaaaaaaaaaactcaaatttataCATGTGTGGAATAGAATATgtataatttatttcaattccaTCCAAGATATATTTATCATACTAACATGAATTCAGATTTTGTAACGTCACAAAAAAATCGAGATATATGTGTCACAATGGATGAGTTTAGGGGTTTTagtggaacaaaaaaaaaattgaggtatttgTGCTACAAACAGGGAGCATAGGTGGGTTTTTCTTTGTGGTGTTAACCCTATAATGTGATATTGCCTTAAAGAACAAGTTACAGGTTGGATGGAGTCAGGTCAATCCATAGTGCCCGAGAGTTGATCCAGCCCGAGCTTTCCATCTCTGTAACCCCATGCCCAAcctgcccctctctctctctctctctctctctctctctctctctctctctaaaaacttCGCTTATGCTCGACTCACAGCTACCTCTGCTTTCTCTGGTTCGACGAACCATCGGTCATGCCCGAGCAATGTTTCTTatatgcaaaagaagaaagcaaaggTTTTAGTTTTAATGGAAATGTCGACGACTTAAGTCTTGTTAGGATAGATCATTACTGGATATGAAATAGGAATCACTTAATTAAAGGGTTGATTTAGGGCGCGTTGTGTTAATATATCGatataatcaaatcaattttgatggaCCCAGCGTTGCCTTTAATGATAGTAATAAACGAGGATGGTGCCTCAAACGAGTTTGGCCCATTCTAGAACCACAAGTTCATCGGCTCGAGGTTTTGCCCTTTTCAATTGCCCAAGCGAACTCAATTAAATACTCGAATTGCGACTCTACGTCACCAAATATCTCCTCATGGTCCGTGCGCTCGTCCTCGGCTACCGAGTCATTTGTGAATGGCTCGTCTCGTTCATCTTTTATTCGACTCGCATCTCATCCATTGGTCTCCCCGTCGGCCGTTGTTTCGAGCTCCCCCCAGCAAACAAGATCGGTGCCTGGCCCTGTTCAAGTGCCTCTACGACCGAGCTCCACAGGTGATGCGCCAAGAACCCGCCAATCGCGACAAGCGGGCGAGGGTGTTGAGCTGAGGAGCCGAGCCCACCCAGACGAAGCCTCAACTTGACACCCAAACGTTCGGACCCGGAAGGGATTATGCCGGCGCAAGCCTTCTGCCCTACCACCCAAACGGAGAGCAAACTTGACCGTCTCATTCACTGCCCGGGTAAGTTTGAGGAACctgtgcattttatttttcatcaatcCCTTATCATATTGGCAAGAAAGAATGACAGAGTTTTAGTTTTACTCATCCCCAAGTCTACACATAGTAATTGGTTCGGAATATGTTAATTGCTAAGAGCGCGAACAAttgaattttttacttttaagatttattattttcttgttaGCAAGTAACAACAAGAGTGAAGCAACCGACTGATGTCTATTAGTTTGCCCTATAAATACTGCAACCTGTTCAACGAGAAGCCCCCTGAATAATACAATAATTATCTTTGCTTTATCTTTACTTGATTGCATTTGTTGTAGGTTTCAAGATTCCCCTTGTTGATTGAATTTCGCCGTGTCTTTATCCGATTCAGCATCGTTGATCAAATTCCAATGTTCTTTCACAAGTTTAGcgtcgtcaattaaattccggCGTTGTGTTTCCTATCCAAATTTATTGCTGTTAATTAAATTCTAGCTATATGCCTAAAATAAGTTGTATCGTAGATTAAATTCCGATATAATTTGAATACGAACTGTAAGCTATTTAGCTACTTGTGTTCAGGTTAcatcgtcgattaaattccggTGTAATTTGTGCCCAAAAGCTATTGGTCTTTGAGTCATTTGATATATACAAGTAATTTTATCCTTGTAGTTGACTTTTTCTTTCTGAATTCAACACAAAACTTGAGTATCCTATAATTAAATCAAAACGCATCGTTTTGTGAAAGATTTTTCGAGGGAAATAAAACCGACGAAATAAGTCTGCTCTCGCTTGCAAAAGCAAGGCTTTCCTAATTTACCTTCTTCTGCCTCTAATTACAAATCAAACCAAAAGAGGCCAAGGTCTTCTTATCCAGGTGATAGAAGCATGTCACGCGTTCTACTTCGTGATAGTAAGAACTACTTTTACCAGCAGTCCATTCAAGTTTTTTTGTGCTTCCCCCTGAAAATATTGGCTGGATTTTACCCTCCACGTAGGCGGTGGGTAAGACCACTCAGCGATCGACACGTGGCGCCACGTAGGCGGGCGTCGGGCGTTCAAAATTTGCGCGCGCCGCTCCTTGGCCCACCActcgacgctctctctcctctgctctcctctgcgACATGTCcactcgtcctctctctcctctctctttccccgttCTCCCCGTTCTCCGTTCTGTTTTGCGAGAGATCAAAATCGCAGGGCTTCTCTCCGAATGCTCTTCCCCTCTTTTGCactctcctccgctggttgcccaCGACgcctcctccgctggttgctgcgacgccgacgccctttccacctcccGACGCCTCTGCTCTCCTTCGCTGGTtgcccgcgacgccgacgccctttccacctccgccgacgcctctgctctctctccttgctggttgcccgcgacgccgacgccgacgcccgacgctctctctcctccgctggttgcccgcgacgccgacgccgacaccgacgctctctctcctccgctggttgcccgcgacgccgacgccctttccagTGAaccgcgacgccgacgcccctccgccggttgcctccgttgCCCCCAACTCCGatgccgacgccgacgcccctcaagcgagttgcctccgtcgcccacgactccgacgccgacgccgacgccggcgCCGACGCCTCcgcccctccacctccgcctccgccccggCCATCGCCGACGCccttcgcctccctctcgcgaccctgctccgctctctccctctttcctctgcgGGGCGCCCTTGCTGGCcaaccccgacgccgacgaACCCCGATCGcgttttggcctccctctccgCGAACGAaggtcgctctctctctctttcctccgcgAATCGCCCCCGCTCCTGAACGCGGACGCCGTGCCTCCCGCCGTCACCTTCCCAAGCCCCACCGATAGGCACCCCATTGGCGACTCCCGTACGTCCGGAggttcgttttctttttcttttggattccaCTCAGTAGAATTCATGTTAAGGTTTATAGTCGGATAAGGATGGAGCACATTTGCATTAGGATTCCACTCGAGAGAATTCGAGGagaaagattgagaagaagGAAGCAGTAGACCTTGTTTTATTCAATAAGCAAATCTGTTGGTTTTCTGGACAAAGAACTTGCTGCTAGTGGGTTTACTAGAAAAGagcaagatgatatggacaagGTATAGTGATTCACGATGATTTGCAAATCGTTAACATTGTGTTGTCCAACTGCTTAATTCGGTGTTAGACCTAGTGGCTGACCATAATTGATTATTCTGGTTCATGCTTGGACCACTTAGGAGTGTGCCTATTTAGTCTCATTCCTTCCATGGATTTTACTCTTTGTCATTCTTGGCTTCTGTCAGCTCCTTTTCTCAcgatca
This genomic stretch from Eucalyptus grandis isolate ANBG69807.140 chromosome 3, ASM1654582v1, whole genome shotgun sequence harbors:
- the LOC104436457 gene encoding UDP-glycosyltransferase 91C1, whose translation is MDNEEKKFHVALFPWLAYGHLMPFLEVATFLAQKGHRVSFISTPKNLQKLPTDRPPSITLVELPLPRVHGLPDSAESTAELPNNKVPYLKKAYDMLEPAVDEFLQRSGVDWIIQDFASHWLPQVASRLGVNSAFFSVYSATSLAFLGPPSVLIDGPRQRPEDFTVVPEWIDYPSKVRFRLHEIVTHQDCMDTGVSDFQRFGKSIRGSKFVAVRSCGEFEADPLRLLEKLYGKPVVPMGLLPPRHKLSGGDERWVELKRWLEDKKEKSVFYVGLGTEVNISPEMIGELAGGIEKSGLPFVWVVGQRPGPENIPPGFESRVAGRGYLWMGWAPQAEILAHTAIGGILTHCGWSSAIESLGQGLPLILFSGANSDQGLMGRLFEERGVGFEVPRDEADGSFTSDSVAQTIRQVMLEPEGEQVRANAWATREIFGNVELQLEYLGEFARALQKGGS